In Salinarimonas sp., a genomic segment contains:
- a CDS encoding amino acid adenylation domain-containing protein: MPQKPRVVDVLPLTALQEGILLQCNLTSRKETYCSQIVTPVPDDGRPEIWRDVFDALVARHEALRSAFHWRRVSRPVQTILSDARVPFSFRDLSDLPPPEAERAARAAFREHLQEGFDLTEPPLVKLRAVRVQPGRLLLGLMSHHLAVDGWSTDVLTAEAAEAFRCLSEGRPIRFSAAPPPLLRATLPLRPPPTEAARNLARHLEGLDLPTPFPLPMRAHAEPGEKRHVRRRLQGPALETLRAFCRARGVTLATLVNGVWGLTLARFGFTSSSVHGVVTAGRQPGAEADRLVGMYVSSLPLRIDVEQNRGVADWLRQLQRTFARMREWDGVGLADIRRAIGGHARGELFQTIVVVQNQRRSERGGEGADWLRDGFDSEDTHYPLVLTVTPGEVLSLRLVYDAQRLAEPDVDDLLAAFTALLGEAAARPEAPVGSLAVMPERERRRVVEAFNATRDETIETAVRVDDLVLAQARRSPAATAVRCGTRSLAYAELEEAAQALAVRLSRAGVGRGAVVGVCLERCLELPAALLGILRAGAAYLPLDPELPPERLRFMARDAGCAAVVTTRALSGTAPEEAARLLLDEPESDPRAPRPADAGGGPLDPAYVIYTSGSTGRPKGVVVPHAGLANYLAWACRSYLEGAPHRAEGALLHGAFAFDMAVTSLFLPLLAGRTLSILPAGAALARLEDAAGPQGWPALLKLTPSHLAALAAHPEASDGTGPEILVVGGEALPAATVRQALARFPRARLVNEYGPTETVVGCAVFEARADAEDPVPIGRPIANMRLYVLDAGGEPCPVGVVGELHIAGVGLAQGYLGRPGQTAERFLPDPFGPPGGRLYRTGDLARWRRDGALDYLGRNDDQVKIRGHRIELGEVEAALAAAPGVRAAAVAARPDPAGATRLVGYLVGETGAAALDRDAVRDHLRTRLPPAMIPPILHPVDALPLTPNGKLDRNALPEPDDEPTHGAAAFEPPLGPVEDTLAAIWRDILQTDRIGRHDDFFARGGHSLLAMRLAAAITRVLDADLPLAALFEAPTLADLAERVAAARGAERLAPILPRPSRDPAPLSFAQERLWFLEQLSGAGGAYNVPLALRLEGALDRAALRGAMTALAQRHEILRTRYREGGGRPVQIVDPQAAIPLVEHDLRSLDEPARERARIDAMRREAETPFDLTAGLPARAALLRLDEQDHVLLVTLHHVASDAWSLNVLVREFGAIYTALARGEPATLPALPIQYADYALWQRERLDGPTLQRQLAWWTQRLQNAPGLTLPTDRPHPPRFDPTGARLAFTLPEPATRALKRLAHEEGATLFMALLSGLSVLLGRHAGQEDVVIGSPVANRSRPETAGLIGPLLNTLALRTRFSGRTSFRDLLRRVRRETLDAYANMDLPFEQLVEALAPERRTDRHPVFQAMLSLEQPSETQALPGLRSRFLAQPRITTKFDLTLFVTDAGTQLTGRLEYATALFDRETVERLSEGLTALLGEAAARPEAPVGSLAVMPEQERRRVVATFNATRDETIETAVRVDDLVLAQARRSPAATAVRCGTRSLAYAELEEAAQALAVRLSRAGVGRGAVVGVCLERCLELPAALLGILRAGAAYLPLDPELPPERLRFMARDAGCAAVVTTRALSGTAPEEGARLLLDEPESDPRAPRPADAGGGPLDPAYVIYTSGSTGRPKGVVVPHAGVVNRLVWMQRQYGLGPHDRVLQKTPLGFDVSVWELFAPLIAGAELVMARPGGHRDPGYLAEEIARSGVTVLHFVPSMLRQYAATAPARDGVRLVVASGEALGADQPAAAARCFPNAAVHNLYGPTEASIEVSWWACDPAATDPVPIGRPIANMRLYVLDAGGEPCPVGVVGELHIAGVGLAQGYLGRPGQTAERFLPDPFGPPGGRLYRTGDLARWRRDGALDYLGRNDDQVKIRGHRIELGEVEAALAAAPGVRAAAVAARPDPAGATRLVGYLVGETGAAALDRDAVRDHLRTRLPPAMIPPILHPVDALPLTPNGKLDRNALPEPDDEPTHGAAACEPPLGPVEDTLAAIWRDILQTDRIGRHDDFFARGGHSLLAMRLAAAITRVLDADLPLAALFEAPTLAGLAERVAAARGAERLAPILPRPSRDPAPLSFAQERLWFLEQLSGAGGAYNVPLALRLEGALDRAALRGAMTALAQRHEILRTRYREGGGRPVQIVDPQAAIPLVEHDLRSLDEPARERARIDAMRREAETPFDLTAGLPARAALLRLDEQDHVLLVTLHHVASDAWSLNVLVREFGAIYTALARGEPATLPALPIQYADYALWQRERLDGPTLQRQLAWWTQRLQNAPGLTLPTDRPHPPRFDPTGARLAFTLPEPATRALKRLAHEEGATLFMALLSGLSVLLGRHAGQEDVVIGSPVANRSRPETAGLIGPLLNTLALRTRFSGRTSFRDLLRRVRRETLDAYANMDLPFEQLVEALAPERRTDRHPVFQAMLSLEQPSETQALPGLRSRFLAQPRITTKFDLTLFVTDAGTQLTGRLEYATALFDRETVERLSEGLTALLGEAAARPEAPVGSLAVMPERERRRVVATFNATRDETIETAVRVDDLVLAQARRSPAATAVRCGTRSLAYAELEEAAQALAVRLSRAGVGRGAVVGVCLERCLELPAALLGILRAGAAYLPLDPELPPERLRFMARDAGCAAVVTTRALSGTAPEEAARLLLDEPESDPRAPRPADAGGGPLDPAYVIYTSGSTGRPKGVVVPHAGLANYLAWACRSYLEGAPHRAEGALLHGAFAFDMAVTSLFLPLLAGRTLSILPAGAALARLEDAAGPQGWPALLKLTPSHLAALAAHPAASDGTGPEILVVGGEALPAATVRQALARFPRARLVNEYGPTETVVGCAVFEARADAEDPVPIGRPIANMRLYVLDAGGEPCPVGVVGELHIAGVGLAQGYLGRPGQTAERFLPDPFGPPGGRLYRTGDLARWRRDGALDYLGRNDDQVKIRGHRIELGEVEAALAAAPGVRAAAVAARPDPAGATRLVGYLVGETGAAALDRDAVRDHLRTRLPPAMIPPILHPVDALPLTPNGKLDRNALPEPDDEPTHGAAAFEPPLGPVEDTLAAIWRDILQTDRIGRHDDFFARGGHSLILIAISRRVREAFGVDLTIRSIYENPTIATLAALVGGEARPPAGSARLVSHAGARPTRHVFCLPPMSGTPHAYAHLAEKLGPDTALHCFRALGLDEGTVPHGSVDDLVDDYVDLMRSVQPDGPYTLIGWSFGAAVAHAVAARLLSTGRIVDGLFLLDPPSLGDISIDRRQLRRDFDTVVARHRSVLYGSGGELVLGDALDRHFLVYAANLEILRTLSPERLDTDAFVFTASGTARSERNRALLRECAARVEMVEVMCDHFTMLTSPALDVVARAIRRRLDL; encoded by the coding sequence ATGCCGCAGAAGCCCCGCGTCGTCGACGTACTCCCGCTCACCGCGCTGCAGGAGGGCATCCTGCTTCAATGCAATTTGACGAGCAGGAAGGAGACCTATTGCAGCCAGATCGTCACACCGGTCCCGGACGACGGCCGACCCGAGATCTGGCGGGATGTCTTCGATGCGCTCGTCGCACGCCACGAGGCCCTCCGCAGCGCCTTCCACTGGCGGCGGGTCTCGCGCCCCGTCCAGACGATCCTCTCGGACGCCCGTGTGCCATTCTCGTTCCGCGATCTCTCCGACCTCCCGCCTCCGGAGGCCGAGCGTGCGGCGCGAGCGGCGTTCCGCGAGCATCTCCAGGAGGGCTTCGACCTGACCGAGCCGCCTCTCGTCAAGCTTCGGGCAGTGCGGGTCCAGCCGGGACGCCTGCTGCTCGGGCTGATGAGCCATCATCTCGCGGTGGACGGCTGGTCGACCGACGTCCTCACGGCCGAAGCAGCCGAAGCCTTCCGCTGCCTTTCGGAAGGACGTCCGATCCGCTTCTCCGCAGCGCCGCCGCCGCTGCTGCGAGCGACCCTGCCTCTGCGTCCTCCCCCGACCGAAGCCGCGCGGAACCTCGCCCGGCATCTCGAAGGTCTGGATCTGCCCACGCCGTTTCCGTTGCCGATGCGCGCTCACGCCGAGCCGGGCGAGAAGCGGCATGTGCGTCGACGCCTGCAGGGGCCGGCTCTCGAGACGCTACGCGCGTTCTGCCGCGCTCGAGGCGTCACCTTGGCAACGCTCGTGAACGGCGTCTGGGGCCTGACGCTCGCGCGGTTCGGCTTCACGTCGTCCAGCGTTCACGGGGTCGTGACCGCCGGTCGGCAGCCCGGCGCCGAAGCCGACCGGCTGGTCGGCATGTACGTCTCGTCCTTGCCGCTCCGGATCGACGTGGAGCAGAACCGCGGCGTCGCCGACTGGCTTCGCCAGCTCCAGCGCACATTCGCTCGCATGCGCGAGTGGGACGGCGTCGGATTGGCGGATATCCGCCGAGCTATCGGCGGCCACGCCAGGGGAGAGCTCTTCCAGACCATCGTCGTCGTGCAGAATCAGCGGCGAAGCGAGCGTGGCGGAGAGGGAGCGGACTGGCTGCGAGACGGCTTCGACTCGGAGGACACCCATTATCCGCTCGTCCTGACGGTCACGCCGGGCGAGGTCTTGTCGTTGCGGCTCGTGTACGATGCGCAGCGCCTCGCTGAGCCGGATGTGGACGATCTTCTGGCCGCGTTCACGGCGCTGCTCGGGGAGGCGGCGGCGCGGCCGGAGGCGCCGGTGGGCTCGCTGGCGGTGATGCCGGAGCGGGAGCGTCGGCGCGTGGTGGAGGCGTTCAACGCCACGCGCGACGAGACGATCGAGACGGCGGTGCGGGTGGACGATCTCGTGCTGGCGCAGGCGCGGCGCAGCCCGGCGGCGACGGCGGTGCGCTGCGGGACGCGCAGCCTCGCCTATGCCGAGCTGGAAGAGGCCGCGCAGGCCCTGGCGGTGCGCCTCTCCCGGGCGGGGGTCGGCCGCGGGGCGGTGGTGGGCGTGTGCCTGGAGCGCTGCCTGGAGCTGCCAGCGGCGCTGCTCGGCATCCTGCGCGCGGGCGCCGCCTACCTGCCCCTCGACCCGGAGCTGCCGCCCGAGCGGCTGCGCTTCATGGCGCGGGACGCCGGCTGCGCGGCCGTGGTGACCACGCGCGCCCTCTCCGGGACCGCCCCCGAAGAGGCCGCCCGCCTGCTCCTCGACGAGCCGGAGAGCGATCCCCGCGCGCCCCGCCCCGCGGACGCGGGCGGCGGGCCGCTCGATCCCGCCTACGTGATCTACACGTCGGGCTCCACCGGACGCCCCAAGGGCGTCGTCGTCCCCCATGCCGGCCTGGCGAACTACCTCGCATGGGCCTGCCGGAGCTATCTCGAGGGCGCGCCGCACCGGGCGGAGGGCGCGCTCCTCCACGGCGCCTTCGCCTTCGACATGGCGGTCACGAGCCTGTTCCTGCCGCTCCTCGCCGGGCGGACCCTGTCGATCCTGCCGGCCGGAGCGGCGCTCGCCCGCCTGGAGGACGCCGCGGGGCCGCAGGGCTGGCCGGCCCTCCTCAAGCTGACCCCCTCCCATCTCGCGGCGCTGGCCGCCCATCCCGAGGCGTCCGACGGCACGGGACCCGAGATCCTCGTCGTCGGCGGCGAGGCGCTCCCCGCCGCCACGGTGCGCCAGGCGCTGGCGCGCTTCCCGCGCGCACGCCTCGTCAACGAGTACGGCCCGACCGAGACCGTCGTCGGCTGCGCGGTCTTCGAGGCGCGGGCCGACGCCGAGGACCCCGTCCCGATCGGGCGGCCGATCGCCAACATGCGCCTCTACGTGCTCGACGCGGGCGGGGAGCCGTGCCCGGTCGGGGTCGTGGGCGAGCTCCACATCGCCGGCGTGGGCCTGGCCCAGGGCTATCTCGGCCGTCCCGGACAGACCGCCGAGCGCTTCCTGCCGGACCCGTTCGGGCCCCCCGGCGGCCGCCTCTACCGCACCGGCGACCTGGCGCGCTGGCGCCGCGACGGCGCCCTCGACTATCTCGGGCGCAACGACGACCAGGTGAAGATCCGCGGCCATCGCATCGAGCTCGGCGAGGTCGAGGCCGCCCTCGCCGCCGCCCCCGGCGTGCGCGCCGCCGCCGTCGCCGCCCGCCCCGATCCCGCCGGCGCCACCCGCCTCGTCGGCTACCTCGTCGGGGAGACCGGAGCGGCCGCCCTCGACCGCGACGCCGTGCGCGACCACCTGCGCACGCGCCTGCCCCCCGCCATGATCCCCCCGATCCTCCACCCCGTCGACGCCCTCCCCCTCACGCCCAACGGAAAGCTCGACCGAAACGCCCTCCCCGAGCCCGACGACGAGCCCACCCACGGCGCCGCCGCCTTCGAGCCGCCCCTCGGCCCCGTCGAGGACACCCTCGCCGCCATCTGGCGCGACATCCTCCAGACCGACCGAATCGGACGCCACGACGACTTCTTCGCCCGCGGCGGACATTCGCTCCTGGCGATGAGGCTCGCGGCGGCGATCACGCGCGTCCTGGACGCGGATCTCCCCCTGGCCGCCCTGTTCGAGGCTCCGACGCTCGCAGACCTCGCCGAGCGGGTGGCCGCGGCGCGCGGCGCGGAGCGGCTCGCGCCGATCCTGCCCCGGCCGAGCCGCGACCCGGCGCCGCTGTCCTTCGCCCAGGAGCGGCTCTGGTTCCTCGAGCAGCTGTCGGGAGCGGGCGGCGCCTACAACGTTCCCCTCGCGCTGCGCCTGGAGGGCGCGCTCGACCGCGCGGCCCTGCGCGGCGCCATGACCGCGTTGGCGCAACGCCACGAGATCCTGCGCACGCGCTATCGCGAGGGTGGGGGGCGGCCCGTTCAGATCGTCGACCCGCAGGCCGCCATCCCCCTCGTCGAGCATGACCTGCGCAGCCTGGACGAGCCCGCGCGGGAGCGCGCGCGCATCGACGCCATGCGCCGGGAAGCCGAGACACCCTTCGACCTCACCGCCGGCCTGCCGGCGCGCGCGGCGCTGCTGCGCCTCGACGAGCAGGACCACGTCCTGCTCGTCACCCTCCATCACGTCGCATCGGACGCCTGGTCGCTGAACGTCCTGGTCCGCGAGTTCGGCGCGATCTACACGGCCCTGGCGCGCGGCGAGCCGGCCACGCTGCCCGCCCTGCCGATCCAGTACGCCGACTACGCGCTCTGGCAGCGCGAACGGCTCGACGGCCCGACGCTCCAGCGCCAGCTCGCATGGTGGACACAGCGGCTCCAGAACGCCCCCGGCCTCACCCTGCCTACGGACAGGCCCCACCCGCCACGGTTCGACCCGACCGGTGCGCGGCTGGCCTTCACCCTGCCCGAGCCCGCGACGCGCGCGCTGAAGCGGCTGGCGCACGAGGAGGGCGCCACCCTCTTCATGGCGCTGCTGAGCGGGCTCTCGGTGCTGCTCGGGCGCCATGCCGGCCAGGAGGACGTGGTGATCGGCAGCCCGGTGGCCAATCGCAGCCGGCCGGAGACGGCCGGCCTGATCGGGCCGCTCCTCAACACCCTGGCCCTGCGCACCCGCTTCAGCGGCCGCACGAGCTTCCGCGACCTGCTGCGTCGGGTCCGCCGCGAGACCCTCGACGCCTACGCCAACATGGACCTCCCCTTCGAGCAGCTGGTCGAGGCGCTGGCGCCCGAGCGCCGAACCGATCGCCATCCCGTTTTCCAGGCGATGCTCTCGCTGGAGCAGCCGAGCGAGACGCAGGCGCTGCCGGGCCTGCGCAGCCGGTTCCTGGCGCAGCCGAGGATCACCACCAAGTTCGACCTCACCCTGTTCGTGACCGACGCCGGGACGCAGCTGACGGGGCGGCTGGAATACGCCACGGCCCTGTTCGACCGTGAGACGGTGGAGCGCCTGTCGGAGGGGCTGACGGCGCTGCTCGGGGAGGCGGCGGCGCGGCCGGAGGCGCCGGTGGGCTCGCTGGCGGTGATGCCGGAGCAGGAGCGTCGGCGCGTGGTGGCGACGTTCAACGCCACGCGCGACGAGACGATCGAGACGGCGGTGCGGGTGGACGATCTCGTGCTGGCGCAGGCGCGGCGCAGCCCGGCGGCGACGGCGGTGCGCTGCGGGACGCGCAGCCTCGCCTATGCCGAGCTGGAAGAGGCCGCGCAGGCCCTGGCGGTGCGCCTCTCCCGGGCGGGGGTCGGCCGCGGGGCGGTGGTGGGCGTGTGCCTGGAGCGCTGCCTGGAGCTGCCAGCGGCGCTGCTCGGCATCCTGCGCGCGGGCGCCGCCTACCTGCCCCTCGACCCGGAGCTGCCGCCCGAGCGGCTGCGCTTCATGGCGCGGGACGCCGGCTGCGCGGCCGTGGTGACCACGCGCGCCCTCTCCGGGACCGCCCCGGAAGAGGGCGCCCGCCTGCTCCTCGACGAGCCGGAGAGCGATCCCCGCGCGCCCCGCCCCGCGGACGCGGGCGGCGGGCCGCTCGATCCCGCCTACGTGATCTACACGTCGGGCTCCACCGGACGCCCCAAGGGCGTCGTCGTCCCTCATGCCGGCGTCGTCAACCGCCTCGTCTGGATGCAGCGCCAGTACGGCCTCGGTCCCCACGACCGCGTCCTGCAGAAGACGCCCCTCGGCTTCGACGTCTCGGTATGGGAGCTCTTCGCCCCGCTGATCGCCGGCGCCGAGCTGGTGATGGCGCGCCCGGGCGGGCATCGCGACCCGGGCTACCTCGCCGAGGAGATCGCGCGCTCCGGCGTCACCGTCCTGCATTTCGTGCCCTCGATGCTGCGCCAGTACGCGGCCACGGCGCCGGCCCGCGACGGCGTGCGCCTGGTCGTCGCCTCGGGCGAGGCGCTCGGCGCCGACCAGCCCGCCGCCGCCGCGCGCTGCTTCCCGAACGCGGCCGTGCACAACCTCTACGGCCCGACGGAGGCCTCGATCGAGGTGAGCTGGTGGGCGTGCGACCCGGCTGCGACGGACCCCGTCCCGATCGGGCGGCCGATCGCCAACATGCGCCTCTACGTGCTCGACGCGGGCGGGGAGCCGTGCCCGGTCGGGGTCGTGGGCGAGCTCCACATCGCCGGCGTGGGCCTGGCCCAGGGCTATCTCGGCCGTCCCGGACAGACCGCCGAGCGCTTCCTGCCGGACCCGTTCGGGCCCCCCGGCGGCCGCCTCTACCGCACCGGCGACCTGGCGCGCTGGCGCCGCGACGGCGCCCTCGACTATCTCGGGCGCAACGACGACCAGGTGAAGATCCGCGGCCATCGCATCGAGCTCGGCGAGGTCGAGGCCGCCCTCGCCGCCGCCCCCGGCGTGCGCGCCGCCGCCGTCGCCGCCCGCCCCGATCCCGCCGGCGCCACCCGCCTCGTCGGCTACCTCGTCGGGGAGACCGGAGCGGCCGCCCTCGACCGCGACGCCGTGCGCGACCACCTGCGCACGCGCCTGCCCCCCGCCATGATCCCCCCGATCCTCCACCCCGTCGACGCCCTCCCCCTCACGCCCAACGGAAAGCTCGACCGAAACGCACTCCCCGAGCCCGACGACGAGCCCACCCACGGCGCCGCCGCCTGCGAGCCGCCCCTCGGCCCCGTCGAGGACACCCTCGCCGCCATCTGGCGCGACATCCTCCAGACCGACCGAATCGGACGCCACGACGACTTCTTCGCCCGCGGCGGACATTCGCTCCTGGCGATGAGGCTCGCGGCGGCGATCACGCGCGTCCTGGACGCGGATCTCCCCCTGGCCGCCCTGTTCGAGGCTCCGACGCTCGCGGGCCTCGCCGAGCGGGTGGCCGCGGCGCGCGGCGCGGAGCGGCTCGCGCCGATCCTGCCCCGGCCGAGCCGCGACCCGGCGCCGCTGTCCTTCGCCCAGGAGCGGCTCTGGTTCCTCGAGCAGCTGTCGGGAGCGGGCGGCGCCTACAACGTTCCCCTCGCGCTGCGCCTGGAGGGCGCGCTCGACCGCGCGGCCCTGCGCGGCGCCATGACCGCGTTGGCGCAACGCCACGAGATCCTGCGCACGCGCTATCGCGAGGGTGGGGGGCGGCCCGTTCAGATCGTCGACCCGCAGGCCGCCATCCCCCTCGTCGAGCATGACCTGCGCAGCCTGGACGAGCCCGCGCGGGAGCGCGCGCGCATCGACGCCATGCGCCGGGAAGCCGAGACACCCTTCGACCTCACCGCCGGCCTGCCGGCGCGCGCGGCGCTGCTGCGCCTCGACGAGCAGGACCACGTCCTGCTCGTCACCCTCCATCACGTCGCATCGGACGCCTGGTCGCTGAACGTCCTGGTCCGCGAGTTCGGCGCGATCTACACGGCCCTGGCGCGCGGCGAGCCGGCCACGCTGCCCGCCCTGCCGATCCAGTACGCCGACTACGCGCTCTGGCAGCGCGAACGGCTCGACGGCCCGACGCTCCAGCGCCAGCTCGCATGGTGGACACAGCGGCTCCAGAACGCCCCCGGCCTCACCCTGCCTACGGACAGGCCCCACCCGCCACGGTTCGACCCGACCGGTGCGCGGCTGGCCTTCACCCTGCCCGAGCCCGCGACGCGCGCGCTGAAGCGGCTGGCGCACGAGGAGGGCGCCACCCTCTTCATGGCGCTGCTGAGCGGGCTCTCGGTGCTGCTCGGGCGCCATGCCGGCCAGGAGGACGTGGTGATCGGCAGCCCGGTGGCCAATCGCAGCCGGCCGGAGACGGCCGGCCTGATCGGGCCGCTCCTCAACACCCTGGCCCTGCGCACCCGCTTCAGCGGCCGCACGAGCTTCCGCGACCTGCTGCGTCGGGTCCGCCGCGAGACCCTCGACGCCTACGCCAACATGGACCTCCCCTTCGAGCAGCTGGTCGAGGCGCTGGCGCCCGAGCGCCGAACCGATCGCCATCCCGTTTTCCAGGCGATGCTCTCGCTGGAGCAGCCGAGCGAGACGCAGGCGCTGCCGGGCCTGCGCAGCCGGTTCCTGGCGCAGCCGAGGATCACCACCAAGTTCGACCTCACCCTGTTCGTGACCGACGCCGGGACGCAGCTGACGGGGCGGCTGGAATACGCCACGGCCCTGTTCGACCGTGAGACGGTGGAGCGCCTGTCGGAGGGGCTGACGGCGCTGCTCGGGGAGGCGGCGGCGCGGCCGGAGGCGCCGGTGGGCTCGCTGGCGGTGATGCCGGAGCGGGAGCGTCGGCGCGTGGTGGCGACGTTCAACGCCACGCGCGACGAGACGATCGAGACGGCGGTGCGGGTGGACGATCTCGTGCTGGCGCAGGCGCGGCGCAGCCCGGCGGCGACGGCGGTGCGCTGCGGGACGCGCAGCCTCGCCTATGCCGAGCTGGAAGAGGCCGCGCAGGCCCTGGCGGTGCGCCTCTCCCGGGCGGGGGTCGGCCGCGGGGCGGTGGTGGGCGTGTGCCTGGAGCGCTGCCTGGAGCTGCCAGCGGCGCTGCTCGGCATCCTGCGCGCGGGCGCCGCCTACCTGCCCCTCGACCCGGAGCTGCCGCCCGAGCGGCTGCGCTTCATGGCGCGGGACGCCGGCTGCGCGGCCGTGGTGACCACGCGCGCCCTCTCCGGGACCGCCCCCGAAGAGGCCGCCCGCCTGCTCCTCGACGAGCCGGAGAGCGATCCCCGCGCGCCCCGCCCCGCGGACGCGGGCGGCGGGCCGCTCGATCCCGCCTACGTGATCTACACGTCGGGCTCCACCGGACGCCCCAAGGGCGTCGTCGTCCCCCATGCCGGCCTGGCGAACTACCTCGCATGGGCCTGCCGGAGCTATCTCGAGGGCGCGCCGCACCGGGCGGAGGGCGCGCTCCTCCACGGCGCCTTCGCCTTCGACATGGCGGTCACGAGCCTGTTCCTGCCGCTGCTCGCCGGGCGGACCCTGTCGATCCTGCCGGCCGGAGCGGCGCTCGCCCGCCTGGAGGACGCCGCGGGGCCGCAGGGCTGGCCGGCCCTCCTCAAGCTGACCCCCTCCCATCTCGCGGCGCTGGCCGCCCATCCCGCGGCGTCCGACGGCACGGGACCCGAGATCCTCGTCGTCGGCGGCGAGGCGCTCCCCGCCGCCACCGTGCGCCAGGCGCTGGCGCGTTTCCCGCGCGCACGCCTCGTCAACGAGTACGGCCCGACCGAGACCGTCGTCGGCTGCGCGGTCTTCGAGGCGCGGGCCGACGCCGAGGACCCCGTCCCGATCGGGCGGCCGATCGCCAACATGCGCCTCTACGTGCTCGACGCGGGCGGGGAGCCGTGCCCGGTCGGGGTCGTGGGCGAGCTCCACATCGCCGGCGTGGGCCTGGCCCAGGGCTATCTCGGCCGTCCCGGACAGACCGCCGAGCGCTTCCTGCCGGACCCGTTCGGGCCCCCCGGCGGCCGCCTCTACCGCACCGGCGACCTGGCGCGCTGGCGCCGCGACGGCGCCCTCGACTATCTCGGGCGCAACGACGACCAGGTGAAGATCCGCGGCCATCGCATCGAGCTCGGCGAGGTCGAGGCCGCCCTCGCCGCCGCCCCCGGCGTGCGCGCCGCCGCCGTCGCCGCCCGCCCCGATCCCGCCGGCGCCACCCGCCTCGTCGGCTACCTCGTCGGGGAGACCGGAGCGGCCGCCCTCGACCGCGACGCCGTGCGCGACCACCTGCGCACGCGCCTGCCCCCCGCCATGATCCCCCCGATCCTCCACCCCGTCGACGCCCTCCCCCTCACGCCCAACGGAAAGCTCGACCGAAACGCACTCCCCGAGCCCGACGACGAGCCCACCCACGGCGCCGCCGCCTTCGAACCGCCCCTCGGCCCCGTCGAGGACACCCTCGCCGCCATCTGGCGCGACATCCTCCAGACCGACCGAATCGGACGCCACGACGACTTCTTCGCCCGCGGCGGACATTCGCTGATTCTGATCGCGATCAGCCGCCGAGTGCGCGAGGCTTTCGGCGTCGATCTCACGATCCGCTCGATCTACGAGAATCCGACGATCGCCACCCTCGCCGCGCTCGTCGGCGGGGAGGCCCGGCCACCGGCGGGATCCGCCCGACTCGTCAGCCATGCCGGGGCGAGGCCGACACGGCATGTCTTCTGCCTTCCGCCGATGAGCGGCACGCCTCACGCCTATGCGCATCTCGCCGAGAAGCTCGGGCCCGACACCGCCTTGCATTGCTTCCGGGCTCTCGGGCTCGACGAGGGCACCGTCCCGCACGGCTCCGTCGACGATCTCGTCGACGACTATGTGGACCTCATGCGATCCGTGCAGCCGGACGGACCGTACACGCTCATCGGCTGGTCGTTCGGCGCCGCGGTCGCGCATGCGGTCGCAGCGCGGCTCCTGTCGACGGGGCGCATCGTGGACGGTTTGTTCCTGCTCGATCCGCCGAGCCTCGGCGACATTTCCATCGACCGCCGGCAGCTGCGTCGCGACTTCGACACCGTCGTCGCGCGTCACAGATCCGTCCTCTACGGTTCGGGGGGCGAGCTGGTCCTCGGCGACGCCCTCGACCGCCATTTCCTGGTCTATGCCGCGAACCTGGAGATCCTGCGGACGCTGTCTCCCGAGCGGTTGGACACCGACGCGTTCGTGTTCACCGCCAGCGGCACGGCTCGGAGCGAGCGCAATCGCGCGCTTCTGCGCGAGTGCGCAGCCCGCGTCGAGATGGTCGAGGTCATGTGCGACCACTTCACGATGCTCACGTCGCCGGCGCTCGACGTCGTGGCGCGAGCCATACGCCGGCGGCTCGATCTCTGA